The following are from one region of the Salicibibacter kimchii genome:
- a CDS encoding TRAP transporter substrate-binding protein, with protein MKKYKSLFYTMTLAGLMSVMAACGGSDEEAGSEVDEEATADEASDEGSEPDQDAEEVFSLTLITEESHMWHQAALVFQEELEERSDGRFSLETYPAGQLGSEADMLQQIESGSIDFGFITAAEVSSREEAFSAWLAPYLFETIEEAHEARQSEEAIDILDTLEGSNMLGLDYLFAGQRMMLFADEEVTGAEDMSGLTLRVTPSPAMLHFYNSAGASTEGMPLTEVYSAVQQGVIDGMDMDLDATITNNFAEVVDYGAVTNHMVWPSVAIVSEQTMEGLSEEDQQIVQDSLEVAADYSAETRAAQEEEFIEELEDQGMEMYEIDQEAFEDQIEDFDEEFAPQDPLIESFINAHR; from the coding sequence ATGAAAAAGTACAAGAGCTTGTTCTATACAATGACGTTAGCTGGGTTAATGTCTGTGATGGCTGCCTGTGGGGGTTCTGATGAAGAAGCTGGTTCCGAAGTTGACGAGGAGGCTACTGCTGATGAAGCCTCAGATGAGGGTTCCGAGCCTGATCAAGACGCTGAGGAAGTCTTTAGCCTTACGCTTATTACGGAGGAATCACATATGTGGCATCAAGCAGCACTTGTATTCCAAGAAGAATTAGAGGAACGTTCAGATGGACGTTTTTCCTTAGAGACCTATCCGGCTGGCCAACTTGGTTCGGAAGCTGATATGTTGCAACAAATAGAATCAGGGTCCATCGATTTTGGTTTTATTACAGCAGCAGAAGTGAGTTCCCGTGAGGAGGCTTTTTCAGCATGGTTAGCTCCTTATCTTTTTGAAACCATTGAGGAAGCACATGAAGCTCGTCAATCTGAAGAAGCCATTGATATTCTTGATACACTTGAAGGCAGTAACATGCTGGGGCTGGATTATCTCTTCGCCGGTCAGCGTATGATGCTTTTTGCAGATGAGGAGGTAACAGGGGCTGAAGACATGTCTGGCCTTACACTGCGTGTAACACCAAGTCCCGCCATGTTGCATTTCTATAATTCTGCTGGAGCATCTACTGAAGGGATGCCGCTTACTGAAGTGTATTCAGCGGTTCAGCAAGGTGTGATTGATGGAATGGACATGGATTTGGATGCAACCATTACAAATAATTTTGCTGAAGTTGTTGATTATGGTGCGGTGACCAATCATATGGTTTGGCCATCTGTAGCAATAGTAAGTGAACAAACAATGGAAGGATTATCTGAAGAAGATCAACAGATCGTTCAAGATTCTTTGGAAGTTGCTGCTGATTACTCGGCAGAAACTAGAGCCGCTCAAGAAGAAGAATTTATTGAAGAGTTAGAAGACCAAGGTATGGAAATGTATGAGATAGATCAAGAAGCTTTTGAAGATCAAATCGAAGATTTTGATGAGGAATTTGCACCTCAGGACCCTCTCATTGAATCTTTTATCAACGCTCATCGATAA
- a CDS encoding TRAP transporter small permease: MTAVSDFLAKIEKLIAALLVLTMAVLIVTAVVFRYFLNTPLSWAGEITIFLFIWMSFVGGSLGLKYKSQASVTVLLDRIPIKWKKVILILGYLIMLGFMVIVLYYSYTWVFSQGVANQSANASQIPMWIPYSAIPFGLTFATVHLLANSMNLIREENFE, from the coding sequence ATGACAGCGGTTAGTGACTTCCTTGCTAAGATAGAAAAATTGATAGCAGCGTTATTGGTGTTAACAATGGCAGTACTTATTGTTACTGCTGTGGTGTTCCGTTATTTTCTAAACACTCCATTATCATGGGCAGGGGAAATAACGATTTTTCTGTTCATATGGATGAGTTTTGTTGGGGGGAGTTTGGGGCTTAAGTATAAGTCCCAAGCTTCCGTTACTGTTTTACTTGACCGAATTCCAATCAAATGGAAAAAGGTAATCTTAATTCTTGGGTACTTGATCATGTTAGGCTTTATGGTCATTGTGCTTTATTACAGTTATACGTGGGTGTTTTCACAAGGGGTGGCGAATCAAAGTGCAAATGCTTCTCAAATACCTATGTGGATTCCATATAGCGCTATTCCTTTTGGTTTGACATTTGCTACTGTACATCTGTTGGCAAACTCTATGAACCTCATTAGAGAGGAGAATTTCGAATGA
- a CDS encoding 2-keto-4-pentenoate hydratase produces MDLKEMASEIEENQRNGIEMEKVTLKYPKMTVEEAYDVQSQTIQRYRDRGDEMVGWKMGLTSVAKQKSMNVEEPIYGRLTNSMKLSTPTLKMENLIHPKVEPEFAFLINKELKGDQLQVKDVWEATKEVYPALEIIDSRYKNFSFTLTDVIADNASSSKFILGKEGFPPEYTDWDNVKVTMFVNGDEVQSGYGKAVLDHPVNSIIELSKMLNRTGLSIKPGMIVLVGAITEAVSVKKGDYLEVNYETLGQLNLNVTD; encoded by the coding sequence TTGGATCTAAAAGAAATGGCGTCTGAAATAGAAGAAAACCAGAGAAATGGCATTGAGATGGAAAAGGTCACGCTAAAATACCCTAAGATGACTGTAGAAGAAGCTTATGACGTTCAATCACAAACAATTCAGAGGTATAGAGACCGCGGCGATGAAATGGTCGGTTGGAAAATGGGGTTGACGAGTGTAGCAAAGCAAAAGTCGATGAATGTAGAAGAGCCGATTTACGGAAGATTAACGAATTCTATGAAACTATCTACACCGACTTTAAAAATGGAAAACCTGATTCATCCAAAAGTTGAACCCGAGTTTGCTTTTCTTATCAATAAGGAATTGAAAGGGGATCAACTTCAGGTAAAGGATGTATGGGAAGCAACTAAAGAAGTGTATCCGGCCTTGGAAATCATCGATAGCCGTTATAAGAACTTTTCATTTACATTAACGGATGTGATTGCTGACAATGCATCTTCGAGCAAATTTATTTTAGGAAAAGAGGGGTTTCCTCCTGAATATACGGACTGGGACAATGTAAAGGTAACAATGTTCGTGAACGGAGATGAAGTTCAAAGTGGTTATGGAAAAGCAGTGCTTGATCACCCGGTAAACTCTATTATTGAGCTGTCAAAAATGCTTAACAGAACAGGTTTATCTATAAAGCCGGGTATGATTGTTCTTGTTGGGGCCATTACAGAGGCAGTGAGTGTTAAGAAAGGCGATTACCTGGAAGTTAACTACGAGACATTAGGTCAATTAAATCTGAATGTAACAGATTAG
- a CDS encoding tautomerase family protein, which translates to MSIFIILQGRETSQKKALIKGTTDVVSDSLGVEKERVRVLIHEIPSAGGVSMAEE; encoded by the coding sequence TTGTCCATATTCATTATTTTGCAAGGAAGAGAGACTTCACAGAAGAAGGCGTTAATCAAAGGTACCACAGATGTCGTCAGTGATTCTCTAGGTGTAGAAAAAGAAAGAGTCAGGGTCCTTATCCATGAGATACCTTCAGCAGGCGGAGTCAGTATGGCCGAAGAGTAG